Proteins from a genomic interval of Rickettsia sp. Oklahoma-10:
- a CDS encoding virB8 family protein: MNNIFGFFKSSNKSQRGSGDTQNPESITSANPLKITQNWYEERSDKLIVQRNLLIILIIILTIFMVISTLVIAFVVKSKQFDPFVIQLNNNTGRASVVEPISSSVLTADESLTRYFIRKYITARETYNPVDFTTLARTTIRLFSTSSVYYNYLGYIRNKDFDPTLKYKEDNTTFLVIKSWSKIAADKYIVRFSVNETSGNQLVYNKIAVVSYAYVPMQLTDSELAINPVGFQVNGYRVDNDNS; this comes from the coding sequence ATGAATAATATATTTGGCTTCTTTAAATCAAGTAATAAATCGCAACGCGGTTCAGGAGACACACAAAATCCAGAAAGTATTACATCAGCTAATCCTTTAAAAATTACTCAGAATTGGTATGAAGAGCGATCTGATAAGTTAATTGTGCAACGTAACTTACTTATCATATTAATAATAATACTAACCATTTTTATGGTTATATCAACTTTAGTAATAGCATTTGTAGTAAAATCTAAACAGTTTGATCCTTTTGTTATTCAGCTGAATAATAATACCGGGCGTGCCTCGGTGGTAGAACCTATTTCATCATCGGTATTGACTGCGGATGAGTCGCTTACAAGGTATTTTATAAGGAAATATATAACGGCACGGGAAACATATAATCCGGTTGATTTTACTACCTTAGCTCGTACGACAATAAGATTATTTTCCACAAGCAGTGTTTATTATAATTATCTTGGCTATATAAGAAATAAAGATTTTGATCCTACTTTAAAATATAAGGAAGATAATACTACATTTTTAGTAATAAAATCATGGTCAAAAATTGCAGCAGATAAATATATAGTTAGATTTTCTGTAAATGAAACATCAGGAAACCAATTAGTTTATAATAAAATAGCGGTAGTAAGTTATGCTTATGTGCCTATGCAATTAACAGATTCAGAACTTGCTATAAATCCGGTAGGATTTCAAGTTAACGGATATAGGGTAGACAATGATAATAGTTAG
- a CDS encoding TrbG/VirB9 family P-type conjugative transfer protein: MIIVRFCFLVFVLFSSFISQAKCPLIEDAPCSNNYYVDDLSITKDNRIKTYIYNPNEVYLLVLHFGFQSHIEFAKNEEIQNIILGDAYAWKITPLANRLFIKPLEKDIRTNMTIITNKRTYEFDIASTELMMGNERDLVYVIKFYYPKKNSNYMARF, encoded by the coding sequence ATGATAATAGTTAGATTTTGTTTTTTAGTTTTTGTATTATTTAGTAGCTTTATATCTCAAGCTAAATGTCCTCTTATAGAAGATGCTCCATGTAGTAATAATTATTATGTAGATGATTTATCTATAACTAAAGATAATAGGATAAAAACTTATATATATAATCCAAATGAAGTTTATTTGTTAGTGTTGCATTTTGGTTTTCAATCTCATATAGAATTTGCTAAAAATGAAGAAATTCAAAATATAATTCTTGGGGATGCTTATGCGTGGAAAATAACTCCACTGGCAAATAGATTATTTATAAAACCCCTTGAAAAAGATATTCGTACAAATATGACTATTATAACTAATAAAAGAACATATGAATTTGATATCGCTTCTACAGAACTTATGATGGGTAACGAAAGGGATTTAGTATATGTAATTAAATTTTACTATCCTAAGAAAAATAGTAATTACATGGCAAGGTTTTAG
- a CDS encoding TrbI/VirB10 family protein, with protein MAKEQKKNNNTGSLSGVDASEIQRELSKVAVSFKKSIAIVVVICCIFIYIFYTIFFDTKTPEIPETQVSIQLPSNIVKPVTDVEDNIPEIPKLPDPPKLEIPPAPPPMPPVVEVPPLLPPTTPVEEKKEKTLPLPPASLPSTPGKLVESDEAKKRREAKRKSSIVLVSGVESKKTPEQIKAEATFKDRGDMSLVLGRGKLIDAVLETAINSDLGGEIRAIISRDVFSEKDKVILIQKGSKIFGKYATSTSSDSYGRVSIIWDRIDLTNGYTIEFDSPAVDNLGRPGIHGRVDYKYKEQFANAVLQSGFNIGLAKVLDKLVPPPINSQAAATNSAIATQLLNTAQTISSNTSMDPNTRIVTICTNILAAITDKTSTAYTTMTQACTIAQDPSSANTADQRLSTLVQAVNKAASSLLTTTSRALTPTQAQQASTQAFKGVTNIVQNMITHQQFKPTTTVNQGTPVRIYVNKDYKFPKAVLLKSKVMK; from the coding sequence ATGGCTAAAGAGCAAAAAAAAAATAATAATACCGGTTCTTTATCAGGAGTAGATGCGTCTGAAATACAAAGAGAATTATCAAAAGTTGCAGTTAGCTTTAAGAAGAGTATTGCAATAGTAGTTGTAATTTGTTGTATTTTTATATATATTTTTTATACTATTTTTTTCGATACTAAAACACCAGAGATACCGGAGACTCAGGTGTCGATTCAGTTGCCGAGTAATATTGTAAAACCTGTTACGGATGTTGAGGATAATATTCCGGAGATTCCAAAGCTACCTGATCCGCCTAAGCTTGAGATACCCCCCGCTCCACCACCAATGCCTCCGGTAGTAGAAGTTCCACCGCTTTTACCTCCTACTACTCCTGTAGAAGAGAAGAAAGAAAAAACGCTTCCATTGCCGCCGGCTTCATTGCCTTCAACCCCAGGGAAGCTAGTTGAGAGTGATGAAGCGAAGAAACGTCGTGAAGCAAAAAGAAAATCATCTATAGTGTTGGTTAGTGGTGTAGAGTCTAAAAAAACACCAGAACAGATTAAGGCAGAAGCAACATTTAAAGATCGTGGTGATATGTCTTTGGTTCTTGGACGCGGTAAATTAATTGATGCAGTGCTTGAGACGGCAATAAATAGTGATCTTGGCGGTGAAATAAGAGCCATTATTAGTAGAGACGTGTTTTCTGAGAAAGATAAAGTTATCTTGATACAGAAAGGATCAAAAATATTTGGTAAATATGCAACCTCAACTTCATCAGATAGTTATGGTAGAGTTTCTATAATATGGGATAGAATAGATTTAACTAACGGTTATACTATAGAATTTGATTCACCTGCGGTCGATAATTTAGGTAGACCGGGGATACACGGAAGAGTTGATTATAAATATAAAGAACAATTTGCAAATGCGGTTTTACAATCTGGTTTTAATATAGGTCTTGCTAAAGTTCTTGATAAGTTGGTGCCGCCTCCTATAAACTCGCAAGCTGCAGCAACTAATAGTGCTATAGCGACGCAATTATTAAATACTGCTCAAACTATTTCATCTAATACCTCAATGGATCCAAATACTAGGATAGTTACAATTTGTACTAACATACTTGCTGCTATTACTGATAAAACTTCAACAGCTTATACTACTATGACTCAAGCATGTACAATAGCACAAGATCCTTCGTCAGCAAATACTGCCGATCAGAGATTATCTACGTTAGTACAGGCAGTTAATAAGGCAGCTTCAAGTTTGCTTACTACTACGTCTAGAGCATTAACTCCGACGCAAGCACAGCAAGCTTCTACTCAAGCTTTTAAAGGTGTTACAAATATTGTACAAAATATGATAACTCATCAGCAGTTTAAGCCGACAACGACAGTTAATCAAGGTACACCGGTTAGAATATACGTTAATAAGGATTATAAATTCCCAAAAGCCGTTTTATTGAAATCGAAGGTAATGAAATGA
- the virB11 gene encoding P-type DNA transfer ATPase VirB11, which translates to MNEEFAALETFLLPFKNLFAEDGINEIMVNKPEEVWVEKKGDIYSKSIPELDSEHLLSLGRLVAQSTEQMISEEKPLLSATLPNGYRIQIVFPPACEIGQIIYSIRKPSSMNLTLDEYAKMGAFDKTATESLVDEDEVILNNFLAEKKIKEFIRYAVVSKKNIIISGGTSTGKTTFTNAALTEIPAIERLITVEDAREVVLSSHPNRVHLLASKGGQGRANVTTQDLIEACLRLRPDRIIVGELRGKEAFSFLRAINTGHPGSISTLHADSPAMAIEQLKLMVMQADLGMPPEEVKKYILTVVDIIVQLKRGSGGKRYVSEVYYKKNKNAEGMV; encoded by the coding sequence ATGAATGAAGAATTTGCAGCCTTAGAGACATTTTTACTGCCTTTTAAAAATTTATTTGCTGAAGATGGTATTAATGAAATTATGGTTAATAAGCCTGAAGAAGTATGGGTTGAAAAGAAAGGTGATATATATTCTAAGTCAATACCGGAACTGGATAGTGAACATCTACTTTCATTAGGGCGTTTAGTTGCTCAATCTACTGAACAGATGATTTCAGAAGAAAAACCTTTGCTTTCTGCAACTTTACCAAATGGTTACCGTATTCAAATAGTATTTCCTCCTGCTTGTGAAATAGGACAAATCATTTATTCTATCAGAAAGCCTAGCAGTATGAATTTAACTTTAGACGAGTACGCTAAAATGGGGGCATTTGATAAAACTGCAACAGAGAGTTTAGTAGATGAAGATGAAGTAATTTTAAATAATTTCTTAGCTGAAAAAAAGATTAAAGAATTTATTAGATATGCAGTTGTTTCAAAGAAAAATATCATAATTAGCGGCGGTACTTCAACCGGTAAAACTACTTTTACAAATGCGGCACTGACTGAAATACCTGCAATAGAAAGGTTAATTACTGTAGAAGATGCTCGTGAGGTTGTACTATCAAGTCATCCTAACAGAGTGCATTTACTTGCTTCCAAAGGAGGACAAGGGCGTGCAAATGTTACTACTCAAGATTTAATAGAAGCCTGTTTGCGTTTAAGACCGGATAGAATTATAGTTGGGGAGCTCCGAGGTAAAGAAGCTTTTAGTTTTTTGCGTGCTATTAATACTGGTCATCCAGGCTCAATATCGACACTGCATGCTGATAGCCCTGCTATGGCAATTGAACAGTTAAAGCTTATGGTTATGCAAGCTGATCTCGGTATGCCACCTGAAGAAGTAAAGAAGTATATTTTAACCGTTGTAGATATTATTGTACAGCTAAAACGTGGTAGTGGTGGGAAAAGATATGTTTCGGAAGTATATTATAAGAAGAACAAAAATGCTGAAGGAATGGTATAG
- a CDS encoding type IV secretory system conjugative DNA transfer family protein, whose translation MEWHKILKVTRNIFSHATIYPVVIFCTMWISGAFVAIFTNEVSALGIDINAINIAYKWAYWLLNVWGQLKISDYNYLKLKLIASLLGPTIVIIIFYIKNFERIKSLQFFKQPEKVYGDASWANPSDIEAAGLRSKKGMLIGVDAGGYFVADGFQHALLFAPTGSGKGVGFVIPNLLFWSDSVVVHDIKLENHCLTSGWREKQGQKVFVWEPSNPDGITHCYNPIDWVSTKPGQMVDDVQKISNLIMPEKDFWNNEARSLFLGVTLYLIADPTKTKSFGEVVRTMRSDDVVYNLAVVLDTLGSVIHPVAYMNIAAFLQKADKERSGVISTMNSSLELWANPLIDSATATSDFNIQEFKKVKTTVYVGLTPDNIQRLQKLMQVFYQQATEFLSRKMPDIKEEPYGVMFLLDEFPTLGKMDTFKAGIAYFRGYRVRLFLIIQDTQQLKGTYEDAGMNSFLSNSTYRITFAANNYETANLISQLVGNKTVEQRSFSKPLFFDLNISTRTQNVSQVQRALLLPQEVIQLPRDEQIVLIESFPPIKSRKIKYYEDKFFTSRLLPPTFIPIQVPFDPRANNHEDSEETETTTALENNE comes from the coding sequence ATGGAATGGCATAAGATACTTAAAGTTACTAGGAATATATTTAGTCATGCTACAATTTATCCGGTTGTTATTTTTTGTACCATGTGGATAAGCGGTGCATTTGTTGCAATTTTTACTAATGAGGTGAGCGCTTTAGGCATAGATATAAATGCTATAAATATTGCTTATAAGTGGGCTTATTGGCTTCTTAATGTTTGGGGGCAGTTAAAAATTTCTGATTATAATTATTTAAAATTGAAACTAATTGCATCTCTTCTTGGGCCTACTATTGTTATTATAATATTTTATATTAAAAATTTTGAAAGAATAAAATCATTACAGTTTTTTAAGCAACCAGAAAAAGTATATGGAGATGCTAGCTGGGCTAATCCATCAGATATAGAGGCTGCAGGTCTTAGATCTAAAAAAGGTATGTTAATAGGTGTTGATGCCGGTGGATATTTTGTTGCCGATGGTTTCCAGCATGCTTTATTATTTGCTCCTACCGGTTCAGGTAAAGGTGTAGGCTTTGTGATACCTAACTTGTTATTTTGGAGTGATTCGGTAGTAGTACATGACATAAAGCTTGAAAATCACTGTTTGACGAGCGGTTGGCGTGAGAAACAAGGTCAGAAAGTGTTTGTATGGGAGCCTTCTAATCCCGATGGTATCACTCATTGTTACAATCCGATTGATTGGGTTAGTACTAAGCCTGGTCAAATGGTTGATGACGTTCAAAAAATTTCAAACCTTATAATGCCTGAAAAGGATTTTTGGAATAATGAAGCACGAAGTTTATTTTTAGGTGTAACTTTATATTTAATAGCTGATCCTACTAAAACTAAATCTTTTGGTGAAGTAGTACGTACTATGAGAAGTGACGATGTAGTTTATAATCTAGCAGTTGTACTTGATACTTTAGGCAGTGTAATACATCCTGTTGCGTATATGAATATTGCTGCGTTTTTGCAAAAAGCTGATAAAGAGCGTTCAGGTGTAATATCGACAATGAACTCATCTCTTGAATTATGGGCAAATCCATTAATAGACTCTGCTACCGCTACCTCTGATTTTAATATACAAGAATTTAAAAAAGTAAAAACCACCGTATATGTAGGACTTACTCCCGATAATATACAACGCTTGCAAAAATTAATGCAGGTATTTTATCAGCAAGCGACAGAATTTTTAAGCCGGAAAATGCCGGATATAAAAGAAGAACCTTACGGTGTGATGTTCTTACTTGATGAGTTCCCAACTCTTGGGAAGATGGATACTTTTAAAGCTGGTATAGCATATTTTAGAGGTTATAGAGTACGTTTATTTTTAATTATTCAAGATACGCAACAATTGAAAGGAACATATGAGGATGCCGGTATGAATTCATTCTTATCTAATTCAACATACCGTATTACTTTTGCTGCTAATAACTATGAAACAGCAAATTTAATATCGCAGCTTGTCGGTAATAAAACAGTAGAACAAAGATCATTTAGTAAACCTTTATTTTTTGATCTTAATATTTCTACTAGAACACAAAATGTTTCTCAAGTTCAAAGAGCTTTACTTTTACCTCAAGAAGTAATACAGTTACCTAGAGATGAGCAAATTGTTTTAATAGAATCCTTTCCACCTATAAAATCTCGTAAAATTAAGTATTACGAAGATAAGTTTTTTACTAGTAGATTATTACCGCCTACTTTTATACCTATTCAAGTACCTTTTGATCCTAGGGCAAATAATCATGAGGATTCTGAAGAGACCGAAACAACAACTGCTCTAGAAAATAATGAGTAA
- a CDS encoding Ppx/GppA family phosphatase, whose translation MRSAIIDIGSNALRAVVYESDELGAPEIFNYKFRNYLTNLLNLDSLDVKHQTYLSLQYLIHIFTKLSVTNIRCVATAILRGHPKADEFKTVIKKRFNIDIEIISGEREAYLTAAGLISGISDAFGIVADLGGGSLELAQIGNKKVGKLKSLPLGTKIIASSKFSDVGLITQMLEEEFGTAHYPNLYLIGGALRLMSRIYMKSINYPLKNLHNFEINRVEFELYLEKLSQIDKLKLNYYEQKAINYNAVLVIKAMIKVFSPEKIIISNYGLKEGVRFDSLPPHETEKDIIYERVKRLVKFDKNVCKIEKYIEAVQYLLINSDATTLIIIELAIMLAQYNKNIDKTLRANFVSEFILSSDIPFSHRQRLMLGIALTVTYTTKTDMQINKIAKKMISKSDYYNSHIIGYYIKIAREIDGPEFQEPSFSIKLKDNKFLQINALNILPKQVFEKVCERLKDISTARKNISHNFSG comes from the coding sequence ATGCGTTCAGCTATTATTGATATCGGTTCAAATGCTTTAAGAGCTGTAGTTTATGAAAGTGATGAGCTTGGAGCTCCAGAAATTTTTAATTATAAATTTAGAAATTATCTTACAAATTTACTTAATTTAGATAGTTTAGACGTAAAACATCAAACATATTTGTCTCTCCAATATCTTATTCATATTTTTACCAAACTGTCTGTTACTAATATTAGATGTGTTGCAACAGCTATACTTAGAGGGCATCCTAAAGCAGATGAATTCAAAACTGTAATTAAAAAGAGATTCAATATTGATATTGAAATTATTTCCGGTGAACGTGAAGCGTATTTAACTGCTGCTGGATTAATTTCCGGTATTAGTGATGCTTTCGGTATTGTAGCAGATCTTGGTGGTGGAAGTCTTGAGCTTGCACAGATTGGAAATAAGAAGGTCGGTAAATTAAAATCATTGCCACTTGGTACTAAAATTATTGCTAGTAGCAAATTTAGTGATGTCGGGCTAATTACTCAAATGCTAGAGGAGGAATTTGGAACTGCACATTATCCTAATTTATATTTAATCGGCGGTGCATTACGTCTAATGAGCCGTATATATATGAAGTCTATAAATTATCCTCTTAAAAATTTACATAATTTTGAAATAAATCGTGTAGAGTTTGAGTTATATTTAGAGAAATTGTCGCAAATCGATAAATTAAAGCTGAATTATTATGAGCAGAAAGCCATAAATTATAATGCTGTTTTAGTAATAAAAGCAATGATTAAGGTATTTTCGCCGGAAAAAATTATTATCTCAAATTATGGTTTAAAAGAAGGAGTAAGATTTGACTCGTTACCACCGCATGAAACAGAAAAAGATATTATTTATGAGAGGGTAAAGAGATTAGTAAAATTTGATAAAAATGTGTGTAAGATTGAAAAATATATAGAAGCAGTACAATATCTTTTGATTAATTCTGATGCAACAACTCTTATTATTATTGAACTTGCTATAATGTTAGCACAATATAATAAAAATATTGATAAAACGCTCAGAGCAAATTTTGTTTCAGAATTTATATTATCCTCAGATATTCCTTTTAGTCATAGACAGCGTCTTATGTTAGGGATTGCCCTTACAGTTACTTATACTACTAAAACTGACATGCAGATTAATAAAATAGCTAAGAAAATGATTAGTAAAAGTGATTATTACAACAGTCATATAATCGGATATTATATAAAAATTGCTAGAGAAATTGATGGACCGGAATTCCAAGAACCTTCTTTTTCAATTAAATTAAAAGACAATAAATTTTTACAAATTAATGCTTTAAATATCTTGCCTAAGCAAGTTTTTGAAAAGGTTTGTGAGCGTTTAAAAGATATAAGTACTGCTAGAAAAAATATTAGTCATAATTTTAGTGGTTAG
- a CDS encoding DUF2608 domain-containing protein, with amino-acid sequence MFKKYIFILILFITSITRAEIIEVDSLNKIKQDFNENYNQNYLPHDLLVVTVLDVFLFKPLVPIGKHIDKDTYLKITPILRNINTNPKAIYIDQLILTNNKYNKELQESDFPTFVSEISDSKIPIIAVNKGFTGNFNNIPKFEIWFADYLKKNFDIDFSNSFPNNNYIIFNNLDSFANTYPVFYKGILTSNNIPEAEMIFKFLIQIRFMPKAFIMISSNIELLKSMEFQLSSYSSNILFIGYHYNNKNTQEDQDVTNYTKLINDLIPQINKVKRNNPPLKNNNTKGKNPYDKSRPLK; translated from the coding sequence ATGTTTAAAAAATATATATTTATTTTGATATTATTTATTACATCCATAACACGTGCAGAGATTATAGAAGTAGATAGCTTGAATAAAATAAAACAAGATTTTAATGAAAATTATAATCAAAATTATTTACCACATGATTTGTTAGTAGTAACAGTTTTAGATGTATTCCTGTTTAAGCCTTTAGTTCCTATCGGTAAACACATTGATAAGGATACTTATTTAAAAATAACTCCTATTTTGCGTAATATTAATACAAATCCAAAAGCTATTTATATAGATCAATTGATTTTAACTAATAATAAATATAATAAAGAGTTACAAGAATCAGATTTTCCAACTTTTGTCAGTGAAATTAGTGATAGTAAAATCCCTATAATAGCTGTAAATAAAGGATTTACCGGTAATTTTAATAATATTCCTAAATTTGAAATATGGTTTGCAGATTACTTAAAGAAAAATTTCGATATTGATTTTTCAAATAGTTTTCCAAATAATAATTATATTATTTTTAATAATTTAGACAGTTTTGCTAATACTTATCCGGTATTTTATAAAGGTATATTGACCAGTAATAATATACCAGAAGCAGAGATGATTTTTAAATTCCTTATTCAAATAAGATTTATGCCTAAAGCTTTTATAATGATTAGCAGTAACATAGAATTGTTAAAATCAATGGAATTTCAGCTTAGTAGTTATAGTTCTAATATATTATTTATCGGTTATCATTATAATAATAAAAATACCCAAGAAGATCAAGATGTGACAAATTATACTAAACTAATTAATGATTTAATACCTCAAATCAATAAAGTAAAAAGAAATAATCCACCTTTAAAGAATAATAATACAAAAGGTAAAAATCCTTATGACAAAAGTAGACCTCTTAAATAA
- a CDS encoding DUF2608 domain-containing protein, which yields MYKLPLEVGYLRGLINKVLLSLLCLVISYVGYGQIIPTYSVDSVTMKNLLPKIDANTLVLVNIDNTIITPQSKLFRYQDNSYINFTKYLYSLAVHNSSVNKTIAQLIEHRQMMLVESKWIDLINKMKQQGAMVLGLQEITPPCNLIENYEGWLYTLLYKLNIHFTNKVNDKDVFRFNPSDAGGPIFYLGIIFTGNINKVKTLIEFLKIIPKQPTKIVIFANNKKDLENMDSYLRMVDIEYYGIEYLGWTRLPGSPDHQIAELQQDVLLNTGQWLEDDIAAKMLNK from the coding sequence ATGTACAAACTACCTTTAGAGGTAGGTTATTTAAGAGGTCTAATCAATAAAGTTTTATTGAGTTTACTTTGCTTAGTTATTTCGTATGTCGGTTACGGTCAAATTATTCCTACTTACTCTGTAGATTCGGTAACAATGAAAAATTTATTGCCGAAGATAGATGCAAATACGCTGGTACTTGTAAATATAGATAATACTATTATAACACCACAATCAAAATTATTTCGATACCAAGATAATTCTTATATAAATTTTACTAAATATTTATATAGTCTTGCAGTGCATAACTCATCAGTTAATAAAACTATTGCACAATTGATAGAGCATCGTCAAATGATGCTTGTTGAATCTAAATGGATAGATTTAATTAATAAGATGAAACAGCAAGGTGCAATGGTTTTAGGTCTTCAGGAAATAACACCCCCGTGTAATTTAATTGAAAATTATGAAGGATGGCTATATACCTTACTTTACAAACTTAATATTCATTTTACTAATAAAGTTAATGATAAAGATGTATTTAGATTTAATCCGAGTGATGCCGGGGGCCCTATTTTTTATTTAGGTATAATATTTACTGGTAATATAAATAAAGTAAAAACTCTTATAGAGTTCTTGAAAATTATACCAAAACAACCTACAAAAATAGTAATTTTTGCAAATAATAAAAAAGATTTAGAAAATATGGACTCTTATTTAAGAATGGTTGATATAGAATATTACGGAATTGAGTATTTAGGGTGGACTCGATTACCTGGGTCACCTGATCATCAAATCGCTGAGTTGCAGCAGGATGTGCTTCTAAATACCGGTCAGTGGTTAGAGGATGATATTGCTGCAAAAATGTTAAATAAATAA
- a CDS encoding 3'(2'),5'-bisphosphate nucleotidase CysQ family protein yields the protein MDDNLIAALKDLIINTGKIALDIKKAGVLTDIKSDGSFVTNADKEISKIIYQTLQTLTPQIAIVCEEQPLPILSSDTFWLIDPIDGTQSYVNGKSTYTVNIGLIKNNIPTIGLVYQPESDKLYYTNAKQQLKIEQNSLEMTINYESKREEFNAVIGFYNLNKATKNFLSKYSFGKINAIGSSIKLCLIAEGTADVYPKFGQTMEWDIAAGHALIRAGGGNILDCDGKEITYGKENFANPNFFACSKYWLEK from the coding sequence ATGGATGATAATTTAATAGCTGCTTTAAAAGATTTAATTATTAATACTGGTAAAATTGCACTGGATATAAAAAAGGCAGGAGTATTGACTGATATTAAATCAGACGGTTCTTTTGTCACTAATGCCGATAAGGAAATTAGTAAAATAATTTATCAAACTCTACAAACCTTAACCCCACAAATAGCTATAGTATGTGAAGAGCAGCCGCTACCTATATTAAGTAGTGATACTTTTTGGTTAATAGATCCTATTGACGGGACACAAAGCTATGTAAATGGTAAAAGTACCTATACAGTAAATATAGGGCTTATTAAAAATAATATTCCAACTATTGGTTTGGTATACCAACCTGAATCAGATAAATTATATTATACAAATGCGAAACAACAATTAAAAATTGAACAAAATTCTTTAGAAATGACTATTAACTATGAATCTAAAAGAGAGGAATTTAATGCGGTAATAGGTTTTTATAATTTAAATAAAGCTACTAAAAATTTTTTAAGCAAATATTCATTCGGTAAAATAAATGCCATAGGTAGTTCAATCAAATTATGCTTAATTGCTGAAGGAACAGCTGATGTATATCCAAAATTTGGTCAAACTATGGAGTGGGATATAGCGGCAGGTCATGCTTTGATTAGAGCTGGTGGCGGTAATATTTTAGATTGCGACGGAAAAGAAATTACTTACGGTAAAGAAAATTTTGCTAATCCTAATTTTTTCGCCTGTAGTAAATATTGGTTGGAAAAATAG